AAAAAACTATTTCGGCCTTTTTGTAGGTCAAGAACCAGGAAGCTTCTTAGTTCAAAACCCCAGTGGAAGTAACTGGGTGAATTATTTCCGGCAGAGCACTACCTATAGTGCTAACGACAGCTATGTTATCACTACTGAGGAGTTCAGCAACCAAAACTGGGTGTTTGATGAAAGGACCACCATGCAGTTTGATAGCCACAAGAACCTGGTTGTAATGCAAGAGGAGGAATACACCGCGGGGCAGTGGGTTGTGACCTCTGGCAGTAAATATGCCAACACCTATGATGGTGATAAATTAACAGAACTCATTTATCAAGCGTGGGATAAAACTTCCAAGACTTATAAAAACAACCAGCGTATTGTGTTCAGCAACTTTCAGGCTATTCTTTCTGCTAAAGAGGAATTGCAGTTAGCCGCGCAAGTGTACCCTAACCCCGTACAGGACAGATTCTCTCTTAAACTGGATCAGAACACCGGAGGTTTGGTGAAAGTGGTAAGCCTGGCGGGCAAGACCTTGCTCAGCACCGAACTCAGCAGAAGCGCCGGAGAGCAGGAAATCAATATCGCAGGCCTGCCTGCAGGTACCTATATTTTGCAGATCCATTCCAAAGCCGGGGTGCGCACCAAGAAAATCACCAAGCTGTAACATCAGCAAACCCCAATAGAGGCAGCCCCGGTTCTGAAAAGAGCTGGGGCTGTTTTTTGCCCGTTTTCCCCAAAACAGCCTTAAAACGCTTTCCTATACTTCACGTGATTCACCACTTTCACTTATCTTCCCATTCTTGATTCGTAATTATTAATTCTTAATTAAATAAAGTGGCCCGCATCAAAATAGACCTCCCCGCGCATTTCTCTTTCCAGACCGAGCTCCCCATCAGAATCAGCGACCTCAATTACGGCGGGCACCTGGGCAACGACGCCCTACTGAGTTTGCTGCATGAGGCCCGTGTAAGGTTTCTAAAACAGCACGGATATTCAGAGATGGATTTCGGTGGAGCCGGGTTGATCATGGCCGATGTGGGCATTGTCTACAAAGGCGAAGGTTTCTACGGAGATACGCTCACGGTGCAGGTACAGGCCACGGAGTTTAACAAGTACGGGTTTGATCTGGTGTATAGGCTCACCAACCAAAACGGCAAAGAAATAGCCCAGGCCAAGACCGGTATGCTGTGCTTTGACTACACCGCCCGCAAATTACAGTCGGTGCCCCAGGAAGCCCTGCAGCGTCTGGAAACTAAAGCGTAAGATATTTTGTACCTTTGTGGTATGAGTATGCCTTTGATCCAAGATATAGAGATCCTGAACAAGCAGGATATAAGAAAGCTAACCCTGGACCAGCTCAAAGCCTGGATGGTGGAGCAGGGCGAGAAGCCTTTCCGCGCCAAGCAGGTCTATGAGTGGATCTGGAAACTTACCGCCACTTCTTTCACAGAAATGAACAACATTGCCTTGCCGCTGCGGGAGAAAATGGAGCGCTTCTTCACCATTAACACGGTAGAGGTGAACACCAGCCAGATGAGCGAGGACTATACCATCAAGTCTACCTTCAGGCTGTATGACGGCAACATTGTGGAAGGCGTGCTTATTCCGCACCCTAAGCGGATGACTGCCTGCGTGAGTAGCCAGGTGGGCTGCTCTCTCACCTGCTCTTTCTGCGCCACCGGCAAGATGGACCGCATTAGAAACCTCAACGCCGATGAGATCTATGACCAGGTAGTGCGCATAAAGGAGCAGACCGAAAGTAATTACAACCGCCCGCTCACCAACATTGTGTACATGGGTATGGGCGAGCCTCTCTTGAACTACGCCAACGTGATGAAGAGCATTGAGCGCATTACCGCGCCAGACGGCCTCAACATGGCCGCGCGCCGCATTACGGTCTCTACCGCCGGTATTGCCAAGATGATCAAGAAGATGGCCGATGACGGCATCAAAGCCAACCTGGCCCTGAGTCTGCACGCCGCCAATGACGTGAAGCGCAACGAGATCATGCCCATCAATGAGACTAACTCCCTGGAGGCCCTCAAAGACGCGCTGGTGTATTACCACAACAAATCTGGCCGCAAGGTCACTTACGAGTATATTTTGCTCAGCCACTTCAATGACAACATTGACGATGCCAAGGAGCTGCTGGAGTTCTCCAAGCTCATTCCCTGCAAGGTGAACATCATTGAGTACAACCCTATTGGCGACGGCATGTTCCAAAAATCTGAGGACGACCGCCTGGAGCCGTTCATGCGCTACCTGGCAGACCGCGGGGTGCAGGTGAACGTGCGCCGCAGCCGGGGCAAAGACATTGACGCCGCCTGCGGGCAGTTGGCACTCAAAGACAAGAAAGAGGAAGAAGCCTAAGCTGAAAGTACTCTCCGTTAAAACAGAAAGCGCACCCCAAAAGGTGCGCTTTCTGTTTTTAGCCTGTTTTTAGGAAATAAGCCCTAAAACGGGTTTTGCTTACACAACCGGCTTAGTGCGTATAGCGTCTCTGATTTCAGTCAAAAGCACTTCTTCTTTGGTAGGGGCCGGCGGTACACCCGGTGACGCCGCTTTCTTGCGGTTAAGGGTGTTCATCAGCTTGATCATCAGAAAGATGGCAAACGCGATAATCATGAAGTCTACCAGGCTCTGGATGAAGTTACCGTAGTTAAGGGTCACGTCTGTGATTTTGCCTTCGGCATCAACGGCACCTTGCTTTAAAACCATTTTCAGGTCTTTGAAGTCAACCCCGCCTAGCATTATCCCTAGGGGCGGCATGAGAATGTCATCTACGAACGAGGAAACCACTTTCCCGAAAGCGGCTCCAATGACCACACCCACTGCCAGATCGATCACGTTGCCACGCATGGCAAATTCCTTGAATTCTTTAATCATTGACATACTAGTACTGGTAAAAGAAGCGCTTCTGATAGAGTCCTGCTTCGGGTTAGAAAATAATTTTAAAGAAAGACGCAAGAGGGCTTTCTAGCGGGTTTTCACCACCAGCGTGCTGGCAATTTTATCATGCAAGGCTTGCTTGCGCGAAGAAAATGCCGCCATGATGTAGCCAATAAACAAAATAAAGGCAGAGATAAAAGTAGCCAGGGTTCTGCCCAAAGACCGTAAGAAGGAAATCCGGTGGCCTTGCTCATCGGTTACTTTCAGGTTCAAGGCTTTTTTGCCAATGGTGGCCTGCCAGGAA
This Rufibacter radiotolerans DNA region includes the following protein-coding sequences:
- the rlmN gene encoding 23S rRNA (adenine(2503)-C(2))-methyltransferase RlmN, whose protein sequence is MPLIQDIEILNKQDIRKLTLDQLKAWMVEQGEKPFRAKQVYEWIWKLTATSFTEMNNIALPLREKMERFFTINTVEVNTSQMSEDYTIKSTFRLYDGNIVEGVLIPHPKRMTACVSSQVGCSLTCSFCATGKMDRIRNLNADEIYDQVVRIKEQTESNYNRPLTNIVYMGMGEPLLNYANVMKSIERITAPDGLNMAARRITVSTAGIAKMIKKMADDGIKANLALSLHAANDVKRNEIMPINETNSLEALKDALVYYHNKSGRKVTYEYILLSHFNDNIDDAKELLEFSKLIPCKVNIIEYNPIGDGMFQKSEDDRLEPFMRYLADRGVQVNVRRSRGKDIDAACGQLALKDKKEEEA
- a CDS encoding acyl-CoA thioesterase, whose translation is MARIKIDLPAHFSFQTELPIRISDLNYGGHLGNDALLSLLHEARVRFLKQHGYSEMDFGGAGLIMADVGIVYKGEGFYGDTLTVQVQATEFNKYGFDLVYRLTNQNGKEIAQAKTGMLCFDYTARKLQSVPQEALQRLETKA
- the mscL gene encoding large-conductance mechanosensitive channel protein MscL, with protein sequence MSMIKEFKEFAMRGNVIDLAVGVVIGAAFGKVVSSFVDDILMPPLGIMLGGVDFKDLKMVLKQGAVDAEGKITDVTLNYGNFIQSLVDFMIIAFAIFLMIKLMNTLNRKKAASPGVPPAPTKEEVLLTEIRDAIRTKPVV